CCGACTCCACCAGGGCGCGCGTCAGTGCGTCCATGCATCGGCTCCGAAAACAAGATGGATCACACCCCTTACGCGCGGTCAGGACTTCAGGAGTTCATCCACGGCCTTGCGGAGCGCGGGCAGATGGGTTTCGACGACGTTCCAGACCTCTTCTTCATCCACGTTCATATAGTCGTGGATCAGCACATTCCGGAAGCCGGCCACTCGGCGCCAGGGCAGGTCCGGACGGCGGTCCTTGATGTCGTCGCTGAGGCGCTTGACAGCCTCGCCGATGATCTCGAAGTTCCGGACGACGGCGTCCTGGACCATCCGGTTGCGGAAAAACTCCTCGCGGCCTGCGGCGCTGTAGGCGGTGATCCTCTCGATAGCCTCGCGGATGTGATCCAGATATACCAGGTCCCGTTTCATAGCGGCACGGCCTCCGCCAACACGCAATCGCGGACGAGCCGGTGCAGGGCGCGCTCCGTCACCACGTCCACCCGGCAGCCGAA
Above is a genomic segment from Planctomycetota bacterium containing:
- a CDS encoding DUF86 domain-containing protein is translated as MKRDLVYLDHIREAIERITAYSAAGREEFFRNRMVQDAVVRNFEIIGEAVKRLSDDIKDRRPDLPWRRVAGFRNVLIHDYMNVDEEEVWNVVETHLPALRKAVDELLKS